The proteins below are encoded in one region of Coffea arabica cultivar ET-39 chromosome 4c, Coffea Arabica ET-39 HiFi, whole genome shotgun sequence:
- the LOC113739584 gene encoding uncharacterized protein isoform X4, translating to MGNVRRSADLDPLQPLLKKCVSLLETEIVPSTTETSRPRVQLDRITVWLGIKALLGFLEPPAFEEGILDRYPVFLSVVLNQISDDLEFSHAVNCLRLLFQMLGYKLWWRSTLSPSVMCNTLLGQCFHTRNEKSHKEIFDLFQPFLQSLEALQDGEHEMQRRHLLYFLLHQVTVSSNFSVLMRKKACQIALLIVHRGYKINPPCPPYECAHMWCPSLVSSLKDSSLHISLRQPALDLIQTVVISDASALVATILNNHLLSCNEKVVPVEANDENDNNEELLIGEDIEEKYTSCWNEFHLQMKNTTLTYREWLCIPMLWFDVLVGIDPLILPVSFSKAVFWALSRFSMVEAEYSIRMSVSIGDLLTTCASEISHLFGWKIPSGSDDGGDRAESKNSIGVSKMYIPLIRTFRRLASHYIFRMEQSELKKQWTWEPGMADSLILFLVDPNDNDRQVSRLILEQFSGEKGLTSGLRFLCSSQSSLAAIFLGLRHALKLVHLDAVLLNFQTLHHFFFVLCKLIKEGNSCRDPIARGSRGDLNVPEFSSLGGFLRQPVINLRKDDLNSSVVNSTVWEKFCCSISEMAWPSVKKCLAEGKAFKDDKISQMTSVRLLEILPIIFGELYPNSGLTMKAITDMKWLHDFMDWGRSSLAVVARYWKQALVSLLGVLKKSCSQNTACAIRAVERLISSDNVAMDEMNDQVTCLSLSLVDDGSSALNKSNMKPKSIFSEELLDGQNCLLENVKLLSSNAVEEHMTGLDGLIGRERDNGIILLDDDEKPAISAVEKIQSYLGLTQDSFDNKAFSSVPMERTLHCNEENNSTTGCLGYSSETLCEGSIEGFSPIIQKLEMDKTEGREWPAPDLMFKSIESKEKEISPKHNKNYFCPPQNVSDLKSSDESVDSGGTGSSKSQLGWKMKAPVGTSNIFNSNSKDHKSDDKVLEKSHLVTNKVLHHDREDDSWDFSFFKSARPHKSLLSKPSNPGAKRQVIQLNLPMQNRSGSWRLNLEKGRFKAPRLDDWYKAILELDYFVTVGLASEDKGGNRKFGKLKEVPVCFKSPDEYVEIFRALVLEEFKAQLHSSFQEMTSLDEMCYGGISVLSVERIDDFHMVRCVHDEAESSGSRSFLENDLILLTRQPLPRSFHGDIHVVGKVEKREIDIKRRSSVLVLRLYLQNGSSRLNRARKFLVERSKWCISHIMSITPQLREFQALSSLREIPLLPVILNPACHTGVNNSRRENLGRLSQPLQQVLRSSYNGSQLQAISAAIGSFDLKKDFEVSLVQGPPGTGKTRTILGIVSGLLAFSRTRDKKRTGSRDPSCTTSSDMHSRSQINQSAAIARAWQDAALAKQLHEEEDRSTKSSGSCSRGRILICAQSNAAVDELVSRISTEGLYGCDGLIYKPYLVRVGNIRTVHPNSLPYFIDTLVDQRVVEETANDGKTEIGVDSVSVLRSNLERLVDQIRFYEAKRANLVGRDPDTRRQLEGSVKGDDLKEPIDTEIEAKLKRLYEKKKAFYKDLSHAQTQEKKASEESKARKQKLRRAILKEAEVVVTTLSGCGGDLYGVCAESILSHKFSSSTESTLFDAVVVDEAAQALEPATLIPLQLLKSKGTRCIMVGDPKQLPATVLSNIASKYLYQCSMFERLQRAGHPVVMLTQQYRMHPEICRFPSLHFYDGKLKNGDQMSSKAAVFHETEGLGPYMFFDVVDGQESHGKNTGSLSLYNECEADAAVEVLRHFKKRYPLEFVGGRIGVITPYKRQLSVLRSRFSSAFGSSISAEMEFNTVDGFQGREVDILVLSTVRAAEHQASRLSSSSIGFVADVRRMNVALTRAKFSLWILGNARTLQTNENWASLLKDAKERNLVTQVRRPYNNLIFNSASHEIPPDEGPGNHLRQLQHVNKVKAVAKHADVQNKRAKDISEKKRKYIMSEAPVDAVTGEIEHVVPSVKTVAQSKIRVTNKNNSPLVKDFASVFVENSGGQICQGLKPSIDRSQAGNEGTSGRRISPMKIKSMELNSPDGNMGGNSSNDQEHLEKVICENRRHLKRQASRRRLGPSKHQRSSLMMDTGVTSPEGSLSADRGYVEKASGQVELPNDTILKRKQQRDAVDALLSSALISSKKPESSAKSVPVRTLSSTSVEGGVIRTRKLGKAPHKDTHIPATSPIISRKEEILDER from the exons ATGGGTAATGTAAG GAGATCAGCTGACTTGGATCCTCTGCAGCCTTTGCTGAAGAAATGTGTTAGTCTTCTGGAGACTGAAATAGTGCCATCAACTACTGAGACTTCTAGACCTAGGGTGCAGCTGGACCGAATAACTGTATGGCTCGGGATTAAAGCATT GCTTGGGTTCTTAGAACCTCCAGCATTTGAGGAAGGGATATTAGACCGCTACCCTGTTTTTTTGAGTGTCGTACTTAACCAAATTAGTGATGATCTTGAATTTTCTCACGCTGTTAATTGCCTGAGGCTGCTTTTCCAAATGCTTG GATATAAGCTTTGGTGGAGATCAACATTGTCTCCAAGTGTTATGTGTAATACATTGCTAGGTCAATGTTTTCATACTCGTAATGAGAAAAGCCACAAAGAAATTTTTGATCTTTTCCAGCCTTTTTTGCAG TCTCTTGAAGCTTTACAAGATGGAGAGCATGAAATGCAACGGAGGCATCTTCTTTACTTCCTTTTGCATCAAGTGACCGTGAGTAGTAACTTCAGTGTACTGATGCGAAAAAAGGCTTGTCAG ATTGCTCTTCTCATTGTTCACCGAGGTTACAAGATTAACCCCCCTTGCCCACCTTATGAATGTGCGCACATGTG GTGCCCTTCTCTTGTCTCTTCTTTGAAGGATTCATCCCTTCATATCTCACTGAGACAACCAGCCTTGGATCTTATTCAAACAGTTGTAATTTCTGATGCTTCTGCTTTGGTTGCCACAATTTTGAACAATCATTTGCTCTCATGTAACGAAAAAGTTGTGCCTGTTGAGGCTAATGATGAAAATGACAACAATGAAGAGCTCCTTATTGGTGAAGATATTGAAGAGAAGTACACAAGTTGTTGGAATGAATTCCATCTGCAGATGAAAAATACTACACTGACATATAGGGAGTGGCTGTGCATTCCAATGCTATGGTTTGATGTTCTAGTTGGAATTGATCCTTTGATCCTTCCGGTATCATTTTCCAAAGCTGTTTTTTGGGCTCTATCTCGTTTCTCTATGGTAGAGGCAGAGTATAGCATCCGAATGTCAGTTTCAATAGGGGATTTGCTGACAACCTGTGCTTCAGAAATTTCTCATCTTTTTGGTTGGAAGATCCCTTCTGGTTCTGACGATGGTGGAGATAGAGCAGAGTCCAAAAACTCCATTGGTGTCTCAAAAATGTATATTCCTCTCATAAGGACATTTAGGAG GTTGGCTTCCCACTATATTTTCAGAATGGAGCAAAGTGAACTGAAGAAGCAGTGGACTTGGGAGCCAGGGATGGCTGATAGTCTGattctttttcttgttgatccaaatgat AATGACAGACAAGTGAGTAGGCTTATCCTTGAGCAATTTTCAGGCGAAAAGGGCCTTACTTCTGGTCTGCGGTTTCTCTGTTCGAGCCAATCTTCATTGGCAGCCATCTTTCTGGGGTTGAGGCATGCCCTGAAACTG GTTCACTTGGATGCTGTGTTGCTGAACTTTCAAACGCTACACCATTTCTTCTTTGTGCTATGCAAATTAATTAAAGAAGGAAATTCATGTAGAGATCCAATTGCTCGGGGTTCTCGAGGAGATTTAAATGTTCCAGAGTTTTCTTCCCTAGGTGGATTTTTAAGGCAGCCTGTAATTAATCTGAGAAAGGACGACCTAAATTCATCTGTTGTCAATTCTACAGTCTGGGAGAAATTCTGTTGCTCAATATCAGAAATGGCATGGCCATCTGTGAAGAAGTGTTTGGCTGAAGGCAAGGCATTCAAAGATGATAAAATATCTCAG ATGACAAGTGTCCGTCTACTTGAGATCCTTCCTATTATATTTGGTGAACTTTATCCAAATTCAGGCCTCACAATGAAAGCTATAACTGACATGAAGTGGCTTCATGATTTCATGGATTGGGGTAGGTCATCACTTGCTGTGGTGGCTAGATACTGGAAACAAGCTCTAGTTTCTTTGCTGGGTGTGCTTAAGAAGTCATGCAGTCAAAATACTGCTTGTGCAATTAGGGCTGTGGAGAGGCTCATCTCATCAG ATAATGTTGCAATGGATGAAATGAATGATCAAGTCACATGCCTCTCTCTTTCATTGGTGGATGACGGTTCTTCTGCATTAAATAAATCAAACATGAAACCCAAATCAATATTCTCTGAAGAGCTATTGGACGGGCAAAATTGTTTGCTTGAAAATGTGAAATTGTTATCCTCGAATGCTGTAGAAGAACATATGACAGGCTTGGATGGATTAATTGGTAGAGAGAGGGATAATGGGATAATTCTTCTGGATGATGATGAAAAACCAGCAATTTCTGCTGTTGAGAAGATTCAATCTTATCTTGGGTTGACTCAAGATAGTTTTGATAATAAGGCTTTTTCTTCTGTTCCTATGGAAAGAACTTTGCATtgtaatgaagaaaataattctaCGACTGGTTGTTTGGGATATTCATCAGAAACTCTTTGCGAAGGAAGTATAGAGGGTTTTTCACCTATCATTCAGAAGCTGGAGATGGATAAAACTGAAGGCAGAGAGTGGCCTGCACCTGACTTGATGTTTAAGTCCATCGAGAGTAAGGAAAAAGAGATTAGCCCTAAACACAATAAGAATTACTTTTGTCCTCCACAAAATGTATCTGACTTAAAGTCATCGGATGAAAGTGTAGATTCAGGGGGAACTGGTTCTTCCAAGTCTCAACTTGGTTGGAAAATGAAAGCACCAGTTGGTACAAGTAATATCTTTAACAGCAACAGCAAGGACCACAAAAGCGATGACAAAGTTCTAGAAAAAAGTCATCTAGTCACAAACAAGGTATTACATCATGATAGAGAAGATGATTCATGGGATTTTTCGTTTTTCAAGTCAGCAAGGCCTCACAAATCACTGTTATCCAAACCAAGCAACCCTGGTGCTAAACGACAAGTCATTCAACTCAACTTACCCATGCAAAACAGGTCTGGGAGCTGGAGGCTGAATCTTGAAAAGGGAAGATTTAAGGCTCCCAGGCTTGATGATTGGTATAAGGCAATTCTAGAGTTGGATTACTTTGTGACAGTTGGATTAGCATCAGAAGACAAAGGTGGGAATAGGAAGTTTGGCAAATTGAAGGAGGTCCCTGTTTGTTTTAAATCACCTGATGAATATGTTGAAATTTTTCGTGCACTAGTACTAGAAGAATTTAAGGCACAGCTTCACAGTTCTTTTCAGGAGATGACATCTTTAGATGAGATGTGTTATGGAGGTATTTCTGTGCTGTCTGTTGAGCGAATTGATGATTTTCATATGGTTCGCTGTGTCCATGATGAAGCTGAATCCTCGGGTTCTAGGAGCTTCTTGGAGAATGATCTCATATTGCTTACTAGGCAACCATTGCCACGTTCTTTCCATGGGGACATTCACGTGGTTGGGAAG GTTGAAAAGCGTGAAATAGACATTAAAAGAAGATCAAGTGTCTTAGTTCTCAGACTGTATCTGCAAAATGGATCTTCTCGTCTTAATCGAGCTAGAAAGTTTCTTGTTGAACGAAGTAAATGGTGCATTAGTCACATTATGAGCATTACACCTCAACTCCGAGAATTCCAAGCATTGTCATCATTAAGAGAAATTCCTTTGCTTCCTGTTATCTTGAATCCAGCCTGTCATACTGGTGTTAATAATTCTAGAAGAGAAAATCTTGGCAGATTGTCTCAGCCTTTGCAGCAGGTTTTAAGGTCCTCATATAATGGCTCTCAACTGCAAGCTATCTCTGCTGCTATtggatcatttgatttgaaaaagGATTTTGAAGTGTCCCTTGTACAGGGTCCACCAG GGACTGGTAAGACTAGAACAATTTTGGGAATTGTGAGTGGTTTGCTAGCATTTTCCCGGACTAGGGATAAGAAAAGAACGGGAAGTCGGGATCCATCTTGTACGACTAGCTCTGACATGCATTCCAGATCACAGATCAATCAGTCTGCTGCGATTGCAAGGGCATGGCAGGATGCAGCATTGGCCAAGCAACTACATGAAGAGGAAGACAGGAGCACCAAGTCCTCTGGCAGTTGCAGTAGAGGACGGATTCTCATCTGTGCTCAATCCAATGCTGCAGTTGATGAGTTAGTGTCTAGAATATCAACTGAAGGGCTTTATGGTTGTGATGGACTGATATATAAACCATATCTTGTTAGAGTTGGCAATATCAGGACTGTTCATCCGAATTCACTGCCTTACTTTATTGACACACTTGTTGATCAGCGTGTGGTTGAGGAGACTGCGAATGATGGAAAGACTGAGATTGGTGTGGACTCAGTCTCAGTTCTTCGTTCTAATCTGGAGCGTTTAGTTGATCAAATCAGATTTTATGAAGCCAAGCGTGCGAACTTGGTGGGTAGAGATCCAGATACAAGAAGACAATTAGAAGGGAGTGTTAAAGGTGATGACTTGAAGGAGCCAATTGATACAGAAATTGAAGCAAAGCTGAAAAGATTGtatgagaaaaagaaagcatTCTATAAAGATCTTTCCCATGCACAAACTCAGGAGAAAAAGGCCAGTGAAGAAAGCAAAGCTCGTAAACAGAAGTTGCGAAGGGCTATATTGAAAGAAGCTGAAGTTGTCGTGACTACACTGAGTGGCTGTGGTGGAGATCTTTATGGGGTTTGTGCTGAATCTATCTTGAGCCATAAGTTCAGCAGTTCAACAGAAAGCACCCTATTTGATGCTGTTGTAGTAGATGAAGCAGCACAA GCCCTTGAACCTGCTACATTGATTCCTCTTCAGCTGTTAAAGTCAAAGGGAACCAGATGTATAATG GTTGGTGATCCCAAACAGCTTCCTGCTACAGTTCTTTCTAACATTGCCAGCAAATATTTATATCAGTGCAGCATGTTTGAACGTTTGCAACGTGCTGGTCATCCTGTTGTGATGCTTACCCAACAG TATAGGATGCACCCGGAGATATGTCGCTTTCCTTCGTTGCACTTCTATGATGGGAAGTTGAAAAACGGCGACCAGATGTCCAGCAAAGCTGCAGTCTTCCATGAGACTGAGGGCCTTGGCCCTTACATGTTCTTTGATGTCGTTGATGGACAGGAAAGTCATGGTAAGAACACTGGTTCGCTATCCCTCTACAATGAATGTGAGGCTGATGCTGCTGTTGAAGTACTAAGACATTTTAAGAAGAG GTACCCATTGGAATTTGTCGGTGGAAGGATTGGTGTAATAACTCCATACAAGCGTCAACTTTCTGTTTTGCGTTCACGATTTTCCAGTGCATTTGGTTCTTCTATTTCAGCTGAAATGGAGTTTAATACAGTTGATGGTTTTCAAGGTCGAGAGGTTGACATCTTGGTACTTTCCACGGTTAGAGCAGCTGAACATCAGGCATCCAGATTGAGTTCTAGCAGTATTGGATTCGTTGCTGATGTTAGACGCATGAATGTTGCTCTCACAAGGGCCAAATTTTCCTTGTGGATTTTGGGAAATGCAAGAACGTTGCAGACAAACGAGAACTGGGCTTCTCTCCTGAAGGATGCTAAAGAAAGAAATTTGGTAACACAAGTTAGAAGACCATACAACAATCTTATCTTCAATTCAGCTTCACATGAAATTCCTCCCGACGAAGGTCCTGGGAATCATTTGAGGCAGCTGCAGCACGTCAATAAGGTAAAAGCAGTTGCCAAGCATGCTGATGTGCAAAACAAAAGGGCCAAAGATATATctgaaaagaagagaaaatacaTTATGAGTGAAGCACCTGTTGATGCTGTGACAGGTGAAATTGAGCATGTTGTACCGTCTGTAAAAACCGTTGCACAAAGCAAAATAAGAGTCACGAACAAAAATAATTCTCCGTTGGTAAAGGATTTTGCATCTGTTTTTGTTGAAAATAGCGGGGGCCAAATATGCCAGGGTTTGAAGCCTTCCATTGATAGAAGTCAAGCCGGGAATGAGGGAACTTCTGGTAGAAGGATTAGCCCAATGAAAATTAAGAGTATGGAACTCAATTCACCAGATGGAAATATGGGTGGAAATTCGAGCAATGACCAAGAGCATTTGGAGAAAGTGATATGTGAGAATCGTAGACATTTGAAACGTCAAGCATCCCGAAGGCGTTTAGGTCCTTCCAAGCATCAAAGAAGTTCGCTGATGATGGACACAGGCGTAACATCTCCTGAAGGAAGCCTGAGTGCAGACAGAGGTTACGTTGAGAAAGCTTCAGGTCAAGTAGAATTGCCTAATGAtacaattttgaaaagaaaacaacaacGTGATGCTGTTGATGCTCTTCTTTCTTCTGCTCTTATATCGTCAAAGAAGCCCGAATCCTCAGCAAAATCTGTGCCCGTTAGGACGCTTTCCTCAACTAGTGTTGAAGGTGGTGTAATCCGGACCCGAAAATTGGGAAAAG CCCCACATAAAGATACTCATATTCCAGCCACGTCCCCCATAATTTCAAGGAAAGAAGAAATACTTGATGAAAGATAG